The segment TGATCCAAAACCTGCGCGACCAGCAGATCGGTGCCGCCGTTTACTACCCTGTTTCACTCCATCTGCAACCTTGTTTCAGTTACCTCGGTTACAAGAAGGGGGACATGCCCCAGAGCGAAGCTGCTTCGAACGAAGTCCTGTCGCTCCCTATCTTCGCCGAGCTTGTTGTTTCACAACTGGAAACAGTCGTACGCGGCATCGCCGAAGCAATCGCCCCCGGCAGCGCGGAGAACATCGATCGCCTCTACAGCGAATCGGAAGAGCTTCCGCAGAAGAAAGTCGCCTGATACGCACTTTATTCTGAAGCGAATAATTCAAAGGGAGCCATCCTCACAGATGGCTTCCTTTTTTATTCAAATGTTAGCCTGTTCAGAAGAACGAGTATTCTGATTATGCTCTATCACTTCGCCTTCACACAGATTCTGTATCTTGATTCACAACGACAGAGGTCCGATGAAAATCAGGCTCAAATAAAAAACGGTTCTGTCCCAGACGAGGAAGTCTGAAATAGAACCGTTGTATTATTTTTCGTAAGACAAAGTCAGTGGACGATGTCTCAATCCTGGTAGAACTGGGTTTGTTCCTGGTAGACGAGAGGTTCGTCGTCGTCGAGGCTTTTCAGTTCGACGCTCATGTTGTGTTTACCAGCCAAGCTGCCGACGACGTGTACACGGAAGATGGCAGTTTCTCCGGCGGGCAATGTTGCCAGCGGTTTAAAGAGAACCACTCCGTTAGCTTCTTTATGAGCCGAGGGTCCGCGAGCTGACTTGAAGGCAACGCCTCCGGGGAGTTCACAATTCAATTCAACTTGTTGAGCCGCTTTCGAGCCGACATTGCGGACCCGGATTTCGTAAGCAGTTTCCCGACCAATTTCGACAGGGTCGTCCAGATCAAGAATCTCCAAAGCGAGTGACGGTGTTCCGTCGACGGCAGTTTCCACAACAGCTTCTGTCCGAGTTGCCTGATCGGAGACAGCCGCAAACTGCTGAACGCCTTTGCCAAGTTCGGTTGCTTCCAACTGAACCTGCACCACGGTCGTCTGGCCCTGATCCAAGCGACCAACGAACCACTGCACTACGCGGGTGGTTTCGTTGAACTTACCCCCTTTGTCCGCCTGCACGAAATTGAATCCAGTAGGGACACGGTGCAGCAAACGAACGTTGCTCGATTCTGCAGAACCAATGTTATTCACAGTCAGTCGATAGGTCGCAGTACGCCCGACGTATCGTAGACGCGGACCTTCCGCCAGCAGAGCAAGCTCTGGAGCGATCACATCCACGGATGTCGTCGCGACTTCCGTCAGGCCGCTTTCGGCAACCGCCGAGATTTGTAATTTCTGGGTTCCGCCGGCAACACAGACAAGAGGAAGTCGCACGCGACGTTTCTCACCTGGATTCAACGAACCCACTGGCAACGCCACTTTCTTACCTTGAGCATGTTCCAGCCCATCGGGCACCTCCGCATGAATCATCACGTTCTGGGCGACACCGGTTCCCGGGTTCGCTACGGTAATAATTTGTGTAGCGGCTTCTCCGACCATCACTCGCTCCGGCCCTTCCAGAGCCAGTTTCAGCATCGGCTCTTCAACATGAAAAGCAGCGGCCGTCATCGCACTGAACCGGACATGGGCTTCGGCCATTAACGGACCACGTTGACGTGGAATGAATTTGATTTTGAAAGAGAGCTCTTCGTCACCCTTCAAGTGATCGATTTCCCAGGATAATTGACCATTGGTCATGGGAGTTTCTGGTTGAACAGAGACGAGTTCCACATGAGGAGGCAGCACGGTATCGATCAAGAAGTTATGAACGGATGTCGCCGAGATATTTCGAACCTGAAGTTCACATTCGGCCGGTTGCCCGACATTGAGTACCCCTTTGTTGATCCAGCGGGTCGCGACACTTGGAGTAATCGGTCCTTTGATCGTCAGTTTCGACCAGGGAGCCGGAGCAAAGCTTGCCCCAGTCAAACCAGGAGCCGAGAATGAGCTCGGTACCTGATCGAAAGTTTCGGTGTCTTCAGACTGAGGAACCAGATTGAGCATTGAGGTAGATGGTGATGGTGCCGAAGTTTTCACTTCAGGTTGAATTTGGAATTCAGTAACAGACGTCTCGTCTGCCTCTTCCAATTCTTCAGCGTCCTCTTTAGCGTCGAGTTCAAAATCAGGGAAGCTGGGAAAACTAAGTTCTGCCGCGCTTGCTTCCGGCTTTACTGGAGCTGTCGCGGAGACTTTCTTTGTGTTGTCTTGTTGTGCTTTTTTCAGGAACGGGTTCTGCTCCTGCGAGTTGACCTGTTGAATCATCGATCCACCAGGACTTGCCTGTTCCTCAAATCCTGCTTGGGAAATCATTGATTTCGGTTCATCCCCGAATCCAGAGAACGCTGTTTTCCGATTGGATGATGAGCGAGAAAATGAGGACTCTACATTCACACCGATGGAAGGACCCGCAAAGGTATCGGAATCGAATGATTGCGACTGCCGTGACTGAGTCTTCATAGAAGAGCGATCGAATCCACTATCGCTTTGAGCCGACAGAACGGGTTGCCGCTCAAATTCAGATTCGAATCCACTGAATTTACCAGCACCGAGATTTCGTCCGCTGACTCCAAGCATTTTCTCCTGACTTGACGAGGGGAGACGCAAATCTTTTCCCGGACGTTCCGACTCGAGTGCAGCATCGCCCACTTCGTCTAGAAAGAATTTATTGTCGAGATCGCTTGGCACCAGGTGATCGGGAAATTCATCCAGACTTGTGCTCTGCGCTGAGAGTAACCCCCAGCCGCCCATTAATAAAAGTAATGTTGTCAGGATCATTAACCCGTTACGCATCGCCCACTCCCTTTCGACAGGTGCGTTAATTCAAAACAGACTTATCCGGTGACCCTCTTCTTCGAAGCGTGTCAGCTCTTCCGGATAGCGACAACTGGCGCAATTCAGAGCGCGAGCCATCCATAATCTGTATCGGAGGTATCAGTCGTGATGCATGATCAGGATTGGTTGAGATTAGGGGTAATGACGATCACCCGGGGCGCAAACCCAACCTGAACCACCCATCTTCACACACTTTAGACCTAATCATTTCCAGGAACATGGTGAACAGGTCCTCTAGATTCGTCGACTCGGGAGTAATCCATAATCTTTCCAGTGAATATCGAGTATGTGCAATTCAAGCTAAAAGGATGGCTAACTTTGATTTCTAAAGATTTGAAGTATGTCGCCGAACGAGGATGGAAACTCCGCGAAGACAGAAGTAGAGTGGAATCAGCACATTCAGGAATTGGTGACTCATCAAAAGCCTGAAGCGGGTATGGAATGTTTACGTTTTTCGGCATCTGTCCTTATTTCGAAACACGTCTCAACTCGTTGCCAACACTTCTGAGAACAGGGCAAACCTGATTTCGATTCACATCTTGAGTATGTTCATCATCACTTCCACGATCATCCAGACGAACTTCATTTCGTCCGGTGCATTTCGTCATATAGTCTGTCTGTAATAGTTGAGCCTCGTAAGAGAGAGCGTACCTATCATCTTCTCAACGGTACCCTGAACAGATCACTTTCAAAACCAAATCCAGCTGTGAATACCCTGTTTTGATTCGAATGGAATAAATTCGAAATTGTGTGCCAGTAGCAGTCGTTGTTGGCGTTTAAAATAGATTCTTTTCGGCAGCATTATCACATCAATCTCCGGTCCCTTGAGGAGCTGTATCACGATGACACCTTCTGAATTCTTTGATTTCGCCAAGAAGCATGGCGCTGAAATGGTCGATCTGAAGTTCTGCGATCTGCTGGGTACGTGGCAACATTGCTCTTATCCAATCAGCACCTGGGAAGAGGATACTTTTGAAAATGGAGTAGGATTCGACGGTTCCTCAATTCGAGGTTGGCAAGCGATTGACTGTTCCGACATGCTGGCGGTGCCTGATGCGGAATCGACGAAACTCGATCCATTCTTCGCCAGCCCGACAATCAGCGTCATCGCCGATATCGTCGATCCGATCACCAAAGAAAAATACCCCAAAGACCCCCGCAACGTCGCCCAAAAAGGGATCGCCTATCTCAATCAAACAGGTATCGCCGATACTTGTTACATCGGTCCGGAACCCGAGTTCTTTGTCTTCGACGATATTCGATTCCAGACGAATCAATCCGGTTCGATGTACCAGATCGATTCTATCGAGGCAGCCTGGAACTCCGGGAGAACCGAAGAGCCGAACCTGGGGCACAAACCTAGCTACAAGGGTGGTTACTTCCCCGTTGCTCCGATTGACACGTTGAATGACTTGCGTGCCGAGATGGTCAAAGAGATGCAAAAAGTAGGCATCGTCGTCGAAGCGCATCACCATGAAGTCGCGACAGCCGGACAATGTGAGATCGATATGAAGTTCGAGGATCTGCTGAAAATGGCGGATCAATTCATGTGGTTCAAATACATTATCAAGAATGTGGCCAAACGAAATGGTCGTACCGTCACCTTCATGCCGAAGCCAATTTTTGAAGATAACGGTTCCGGAATGCATACTCATATTTCTTTCTGGAAAGGGGGCGATCCGCTCTTCGCTGGTGATGGCTATGCTGGTCTTTCTGAAATGGGACTGCACGCTATTGGAGGTCTCCTCAAGCATGGTCGCGCCTGTCTCGCCTTTGCTGCCCCCACGGCGAACTCATACCACCGGCTCGTTCCCGGATTTGAAGCCCCCGTTACATTAGCCATGTCACAACGAAACCGATCGGCAGCCGTTCGAATTCCCATGTACTCGCCCAGCCCCAAAGCGAAACGGGCCGAGTTCCGCTGCCCCGATCCCAGCGCCAACGGTTACCTGACTTTCACCGCCTTAATGATGGCAATGATCGACGGGATTCAAAATAAGATCGATCCGGGCGAACCTCTGGACCGGGACATTTATGATATGACTCCCGACGAGCTGGCTGCCACGAATGTGACTCCGGCCACATTGGGCGAAGCGATGACCGCATTGGAGACAGGCCATGAATTCCTGACCAAGGGGGACGTTTTCACTCAGGATCTGATCGATACTTGGATTGCCTGGAAACGGGACAACGAAATTGATGCTCTGCGTCTACGACCTCATCCCTACGAATTTGACATGTACTACAACTGCTAGGCCAAGCCACGAATGCTAGCTCCAGCAGTTATGTCATTAGTTCAAAGGCAGTTTTCAAATAGAAAACGACTCTCTCTTGCGGGGGTCGTTTTTTATTTTGAACAACCTGATTGACTTAAATGGACTTAAACAGCTCTGGTCCCATGTTTCTCCCCCGTTCCCTTCGGCGGTCCGGCTTCTATAATGGAGGAAGAACCTTGGAAATATCAGGAGGCAACCATGACCGTCCAAACATATAAAACGAATTTAAATTGCCAGAAATGCATCAACACGGTTACTCCGTTTCTGGACAGTGAACCTGCAATCCATTCCTGGTCGGTGAACACGAATGATCCGCGTAAGCCGCTCACAATTACAGGGGAGGGGGTGACATCGGAGCGTGTTCAGACGCTGGTGAGCGAAGCAGGCTTCAAGGTGTTGGGTCCGCTTCCAAGTGATGAACTGTCCAGTTCTGAGCAATCGCATACTGATTCGGCTGTGAGCGAGATGGAAGATTCTCGGAACTGGTTGGAAACTTACTTTCCGCTCCTGCTGATTCTGGCGTTTCTGATTGGCACAGTTGGGCTGGTCGAATGGCGAATCGGGGAGCTCTCCTGGTCCCGAGTGATGGGGAACTTTATGGGTGGTTTTTTTCTGATCTTCTCCTTCTTTAAACTGCTGAATCTGACGGGATTTGCCACCGCCTACCAGACTTACGATGTCATTGCCAAACGCTCGACGGGTTATGCCTACGCCTACCCCTTCATCGAACTTGGCCTCGGAATCGCCTACCTGGCTGCCATGTTCCCAATCGCCACCAATATTGTGACAGCCATCGTGATGCTGATCGGACTTGCGGGAGTGATTAACGCTCTGCGGAAGAACCAGACAATCCAGTGTGCCTGTCTGGGTACGGTATTCGACCTGCCTATGACCATCGTCACCTTTTTCGAAGATGGTATTATGGCCGCGATGGCGATCGGAATGTTGATTTATCATTGGCCCGGTTAAGGCACATTGAATGGAAACGGCAGGCAGATCGTCGTCAACACGGTTGAAAAACCGGCTCGATTCAATTCGGAATCCCTGATTCTGGTTAGAATGACTTCCGGGTCCTCATTCGTTACAATCCGCGATAGAACATTCAAGCAGCCGCTTGACGACCTTCAACCGTATTTCGCACCTAATTTAATTGGCTCTTACTCCCTGGAGTCCGCTCTCCCCATGTCTCAAACTTCATACAAAGACGCTGGCGTCGATCTCGATTTGTACCAGAAAGCGATGGATCGTCTCCCTGCCATGATGCAGCGAACTCGCTCCAGCCGCGTAATGGAGTTGACGGGGGGCTTCGCCGGGCTTTTCCGCCTGCAGGATGAGAATCACCAATACACGGACCCTGTACTGGTTTCAGGGACGGATGGGGTTGGCACAAAAATCAAAGTCGCAATTCACGCGGGCCAGTTTAATACGATTGGCATCGATCTCGTCGCCATGTGTGTGAACGATTGTCTCTGTCTCGGAGCGGAACCGCTCTTTTTCCTCGATTATCTCGCGCTCGGTAAAGACAACCCCGATCTCATCGCCCAACTGGTCGAAGGGGTCACCGAGGGCTGTCTGCAATCGCAGTCTTCCCTTCTAGGGGGCGAGACAGCCATCATGCCCGACTTGTATTCGGAAGGCGATTTTGACATGGCCGGCTTCAGCGTCGGTGTCGTCGAACGGTCCCGAATTCTCGACGGTTCTAAAATCGCCGCTGGCGACATGGTCATTGGACTCGCCTCCAGTGGATTTCACTCCAACGGGTACAGCCTGCTGCGAAAGGTGATTCTGGAACAATGCGGATTCAAAGTCACTGACAAAATCGACGAACTGGATTCAACCGTCGGTGAAGTTCTACTCAAACCAACACAGATCTACACCCAATCTGTGCAAGCCGTTTTGAAATCTGAAGCTGGCCTCGCCGTCCATGGCATGGCGCACATTACCGGTGGAGGACTGGCGGAAAACATCGAACGAATTCTCCCCGAAAAAGCCGCGATCAATATCGACCGCAGTACTTGGGAACCAGGACCTGTATATAAATGGTTAAATTCTCTCGGCAAAATCGCTGCCGCAGAGCAGGAGCGGGTCTTCAATATGGGCGTCGGATATTGCCTGATTGTCGCCGCTGACCAAGCTGAGAAAATTATGCAGGTCCTCGCCGAACAGAGCCTGACCGCCTGGCAGATCGGATCTGTCAGCACTGGCGAGAAACAGGTCAAATTGACGGGTGAATTCTCCAACTGGTCTTAATTAAACGATCCTGAAACCCTGTGAAGGGTCCTATTCGCCTTTGGTTTGCAGGCACTCATAGTGCCACAACTGGGCTTCAGGATGGAATCCAATCAAACAGGTAGCCGATGTCGTCCCATCCCAGTTACACGCGCGTCTTTGGAGTCTTTCTGCGAAATGCTCTAATCCGGGATATGACGTTCCGCGGAAACTTTATCGTCGAGATCATTACTCGCGCATTCTGGTTCACGGCACAACTTGTTCTGTTTGAATTGATTTACCAATCGGTGAATCAGATTAACGACTGGACGCGATACGAATATTTCGCCTTTATGGCGACCGGCATGTTAATTAATGCGATCGTTGAGACTTTATTCATGCCCAACTGCGCGAATTTCAGTGAGTTGATTCGCAAAGGAGATCTCGACTTCGTCCTGCTAAAGCCGATCGACACCCAGTTTCTCATCTCGTTTGAGAAAGTGAATCTGGCGATGTTGAATCAGGTGTTTCTTGCCCTCTGCCTGCTCTCTTATTCCCTGTGGCAACTGGAAACAGTGGTGACCGTCATCAATGTGTTACTCTACGCGCTGCTAATTGTTGTTGCGGTCTCCTTCTTTTACAGCATGATGCTGATCCTCTCCAGTACCAGCATCTGGTTCGGACGGAATCAGGGGCTGTATGACTTCTGGTTTTACATTACCGCCTTTGCCCGCTACCCGCGCAGTATTTACTCGGGGAGCATCATGGGTGAAATGTTGCAAATGGTCTTCAGTTACGTCATTCCTATTTTGCTGGTGGTAACCGTTCCAGCACGCACACTGCTGGGAAAATCATTGGAACCTTCCTGGCTGCATCTCGTTGCAATTGCCTCCTCCATCATTGGGCTTTATCTTGCCCGCCGGATTTTTGTCTGGTCTTTGCGAAGTTATCGAAGTGCCAGTAGCTAGTTGCGCCGCCATCGATGGGGTTACTTCCTGTCTGAACACGTCGGACTGAGTCCAATGAATTCCCCCTCCGAAATTCCAAGAAAAAAGCAGCTCAAAACCGCCCGCAGGTTCATGCTGTTTGCCTTGATTATGCTCGCCAGCCCAGGCCTGCTTCTATTCTGGCCACAAGTGCCTCAGAACGTGGCCACCGAAAACCGGGCCTTCACTTCGCTGCCTTCCGTTCCAGTTAATTGGCAGTCGTACTGTGCTTTCCCCACACATTTCCAGCTCTATTTCGACGATCACTTTGGTTTTCGAAATGCGTTTCTAAATACGCAACATCGGCTTCAATACCACTTTTGGGGACAACCCACGTTGAATCCAGGCGAAAT is part of the Polystyrenella longa genome and harbors:
- the glnA gene encoding type I glutamate--ammonia ligase, with the translated sequence MTPSEFFDFAKKHGAEMVDLKFCDLLGTWQHCSYPISTWEEDTFENGVGFDGSSIRGWQAIDCSDMLAVPDAESTKLDPFFASPTISVIADIVDPITKEKYPKDPRNVAQKGIAYLNQTGIADTCYIGPEPEFFVFDDIRFQTNQSGSMYQIDSIEAAWNSGRTEEPNLGHKPSYKGGYFPVAPIDTLNDLRAEMVKEMQKVGIVVEAHHHEVATAGQCEIDMKFEDLLKMADQFMWFKYIIKNVAKRNGRTVTFMPKPIFEDNGSGMHTHISFWKGGDPLFAGDGYAGLSEMGLHAIGGLLKHGRACLAFAAPTANSYHRLVPGFEAPVTLAMSQRNRSAAVRIPMYSPSPKAKRAEFRCPDPSANGYLTFTALMMAMIDGIQNKIDPGEPLDRDIYDMTPDELAATNVTPATLGEAMTALETGHEFLTKGDVFTQDLIDTWIAWKRDNEIDALRLRPHPYEFDMYYNC
- a CDS encoding heavy-metal-associated domain-containing protein, whose translation is MTVQTYKTNLNCQKCINTVTPFLDSEPAIHSWSVNTNDPRKPLTITGEGVTSERVQTLVSEAGFKVLGPLPSDELSSSEQSHTDSAVSEMEDSRNWLETYFPLLLILAFLIGTVGLVEWRIGELSWSRVMGNFMGGFFLIFSFFKLLNLTGFATAYQTYDVIAKRSTGYAYAYPFIELGLGIAYLAAMFPIATNIVTAIVMLIGLAGVINALRKNQTIQCACLGTVFDLPMTIVTFFEDGIMAAMAIGMLIYHWPG
- a CDS encoding COG1361 family protein: MRNGLMILTTLLLLMGGWGLLSAQSTSLDEFPDHLVPSDLDNKFFLDEVGDAALESERPGKDLRLPSSSQEKMLGVSGRNLGAGKFSGFESEFERQPVLSAQSDSGFDRSSMKTQSRQSQSFDSDTFAGPSIGVNVESSFSRSSSNRKTAFSGFGDEPKSMISQAGFEEQASPGGSMIQQVNSQEQNPFLKKAQQDNTKKVSATAPVKPEASAAELSFPSFPDFELDAKEDAEELEEADETSVTEFQIQPEVKTSAPSPSTSMLNLVPQSEDTETFDQVPSSFSAPGLTGASFAPAPWSKLTIKGPITPSVATRWINKGVLNVGQPAECELQVRNISATSVHNFLIDTVLPPHVELVSVQPETPMTNGQLSWEIDHLKGDEELSFKIKFIPRQRGPLMAEAHVRFSAMTAAAFHVEEPMLKLALEGPERVMVGEAATQIITVANPGTGVAQNVMIHAEVPDGLEHAQGKKVALPVGSLNPGEKRRVRLPLVCVAGGTQKLQISAVAESGLTEVATTSVDVIAPELALLAEGPRLRYVGRTATYRLTVNNIGSAESSNVRLLHRVPTGFNFVQADKGGKFNETTRVVQWFVGRLDQGQTTVVQVQLEATELGKGVQQFAAVSDQATRTEAVVETAVDGTPSLALEILDLDDPVEIGRETAYEIRVRNVGSKAAQQVELNCELPGGVAFKSARGPSAHKEANGVVLFKPLATLPAGETAIFRVHVVGSLAGKHNMSVELKSLDDDEPLVYQEQTQFYQD
- the purM gene encoding phosphoribosylformylglycinamidine cyclo-ligase, encoding MSQTSYKDAGVDLDLYQKAMDRLPAMMQRTRSSRVMELTGGFAGLFRLQDENHQYTDPVLVSGTDGVGTKIKVAIHAGQFNTIGIDLVAMCVNDCLCLGAEPLFFLDYLALGKDNPDLIAQLVEGVTEGCLQSQSSLLGGETAIMPDLYSEGDFDMAGFSVGVVERSRILDGSKIAAGDMVIGLASSGFHSNGYSLLRKVILEQCGFKVTDKIDELDSTVGEVLLKPTQIYTQSVQAVLKSEAGLAVHGMAHITGGGLAENIERILPEKAAINIDRSTWEPGPVYKWLNSLGKIAAAEQERVFNMGVGYCLIVAADQAEKIMQVLAEQSLTAWQIGSVSTGEKQVKLTGEFSNWS
- a CDS encoding ABC transporter permease — protein: MSSHPSYTRVFGVFLRNALIRDMTFRGNFIVEIITRAFWFTAQLVLFELIYQSVNQINDWTRYEYFAFMATGMLINAIVETLFMPNCANFSELIRKGDLDFVLLKPIDTQFLISFEKVNLAMLNQVFLALCLLSYSLWQLETVVTVINVLLYALLIVVAVSFFYSMMLILSSTSIWFGRNQGLYDFWFYITAFARYPRSIYSGSIMGEMLQMVFSYVIPILLVVTVPARTLLGKSLEPSWLHLVAIASSIIGLYLARRIFVWSLRSYRSASS